A region of Pyxidicoccus parkwaysis DNA encodes the following proteins:
- the lysW gene encoding lysine biosynthesis protein LysW, with protein sequence MQPQKLDSVGVNECPTCAAPITGDRFQVGEVVTCGGCSAELEVVGLAPLRFAEAPEVEEDWGE encoded by the coding sequence ATGCAGCCGCAGAAGCTCGACAGTGTCGGAGTCAACGAATGTCCCACGTGTGCCGCCCCCATCACCGGGGACCGGTTCCAGGTGGGCGAGGTCGTCACGTGCGGCGGTTGCTCGGCGGAGCTCGAAGTGGTGGGACTCGCCCCGCTGCGCTTCGCCGAAGCCCCGGAAGTGGAAGAAGACTGGGGCGAGTGA
- a CDS encoding [LysW]-aminoadipate kinase, whose translation MSATAIQTGGGRAPVVVKIGGAAGVDLDNVCADVAELVRRGECIVVVNGGSDAGDGLLKALSMERPEVKTASGNVVRLTHAATLRVLTMAWVGDVNKRAVTALLAKGVSGLGLCGADGRVLLARRRPPLKIQDGERLRIDREHLAGEITEVNTRLLGVLMEQGHVPVVCPPAVTEDGTLVNVDADQAAAAIATALGARALVLLSNVPGLLEDPKNPATLVRWCDDLPRAMELAGGRMRYKMEAARRALTGGVPVVHVSASRNPRPVLSALTAEAGTKLTLPQAGAEAGTKLLLPKAVVDAGA comes from the coding sequence ATGAGCGCCACGGCGATACAGACGGGCGGTGGGCGCGCACCGGTGGTGGTGAAGATTGGCGGGGCCGCCGGTGTGGACCTCGACAACGTCTGCGCGGACGTGGCCGAGCTGGTCCGGCGAGGCGAGTGCATCGTCGTGGTGAATGGAGGCTCGGACGCCGGGGACGGGTTGCTGAAGGCCCTGTCCATGGAGCGCCCCGAGGTGAAGACGGCCAGCGGCAACGTGGTGCGCCTCACCCACGCGGCCACCCTGCGCGTACTGACGATGGCGTGGGTGGGTGACGTGAACAAGCGCGCCGTGACGGCACTGCTGGCGAAGGGCGTGTCCGGCCTGGGCCTGTGCGGCGCGGACGGGCGTGTGCTGCTGGCGCGGCGGCGGCCTCCGCTGAAAATCCAGGATGGCGAGCGCTTGCGCATCGACCGCGAGCACCTGGCCGGGGAAATCACCGAGGTGAACACGCGGCTGTTGGGCGTGCTGATGGAGCAGGGCCACGTGCCCGTCGTCTGCCCTCCGGCGGTGACGGAGGACGGCACGCTCGTGAATGTGGACGCGGACCAGGCGGCCGCGGCGATTGCGACGGCGCTCGGGGCGCGGGCGCTGGTGCTGCTCTCCAACGTGCCAGGGCTCCTGGAGGACCCGAAGAATCCGGCGACGCTGGTGCGCTGGTGTGACGACCTGCCGCGCGCGATGGAGCTGGCGGGCGGGCGCATGCGCTACAAGATGGAGGCGGCGCGGCGGGCCCTCACGGGCGGCGTGCCCGTCGTCCACGTGAGCGCGTCCCGCAATCCCCGCCCCGTGCTGTCCGCGCTGACGGCCGAGGCGGGTACGAAGCTCACCCTTCCCCAGGCAGGCGCCGAGGCCGGCACGAAGCTCCTCCTTCCCAAGGCGGTGGTCGATGCGGGCGCGTGA
- a CDS encoding transketolase family protein, translated as MTAATQGGADLAVAPEAWLKENPSLSNRQVFRHALARFADDDASVVLLEADLAGGGDPFEARHPDRFINLGICEATMLDAAAGMAAAGQKVFAHTFAAFGAMRACEQVRLGLAYGRANVKLVCDYGGLSGAFFGPTHHAIEDLAILRSMPGMTVVSPADALETVQAIRALVDFEGPVYLRLGRNRVSRLDVARPAFQIGKAMCLREGDDVGLIAHGEVGVAVALEAAELLEAQGVFARVLNMHTLKPLDVAALRETAERTRLLVTVEEHTVIGGLGGAVCESVCELGLGARVLRVGIQDRYDATAGSHEELLKRHGIDGATVAEQILHALPRPLRAALKPALRRG; from the coding sequence GTGACGGCCGCCACGCAGGGCGGCGCGGACCTGGCCGTGGCACCGGAGGCGTGGCTGAAGGAGAACCCCTCGCTGTCCAACCGGCAGGTGTTCCGTCACGCGCTCGCGCGCTTCGCGGACGACGACGCGAGCGTCGTGCTGCTGGAGGCGGACCTGGCGGGCGGCGGAGACCCCTTCGAGGCGCGCCACCCGGACCGCTTCATCAACCTGGGCATCTGCGAGGCGACGATGCTCGACGCGGCCGCCGGCATGGCCGCCGCCGGGCAGAAGGTCTTCGCCCATACCTTCGCGGCCTTCGGGGCGATGCGCGCGTGTGAGCAGGTGCGGCTCGGCCTGGCGTATGGGCGTGCCAACGTGAAGCTCGTCTGCGATTACGGCGGGCTGTCCGGCGCGTTCTTCGGGCCCACGCACCACGCCATCGAAGACCTGGCCATCCTCCGCTCCATGCCCGGCATGACGGTGGTGTCTCCGGCGGACGCGCTGGAGACGGTGCAGGCCATCCGCGCGCTCGTGGACTTCGAGGGGCCGGTGTACCTGCGGCTCGGCCGCAACCGGGTGAGCCGGCTGGACGTGGCGCGCCCCGCGTTTCAGATCGGCAAGGCGATGTGCCTGCGCGAGGGCGATGACGTGGGCCTCATCGCGCACGGCGAGGTGGGCGTGGCGGTGGCGCTGGAGGCCGCGGAGCTGCTGGAGGCGCAGGGCGTCTTTGCGCGCGTGCTCAACATGCACACGCTCAAGCCGCTGGACGTGGCGGCACTGCGCGAGACGGCGGAGCGCACGCGACTGCTCGTCACGGTGGAGGAGCACACCGTCATCGGAGGCCTTGGCGGCGCGGTGTGCGAGAGCGTCTGTGAGCTGGGGCTGGGCGCGCGAGTCCTTCGCGTGGGCATCCAGGACCGGTATGACGCCACGGCCGGTTCGCACGAGGAATTGCTGAAACGCCATGGCATCGACGGAGCCACGGTGGCCGAACAGATTCTGCACGCACTGCCGCGCCCGCTCCGGGCGGCGCTGAAACCTGCCCTCAGGAGGGGATGA
- a CDS encoding RimK family alpha-L-glutamate ligase: MKVNLVYTRLRTEERMIADALRARGVTVETHSDAGMVLPLDRERWGDGAPVLMRSMSFTRSRYLASILEVKGSRVLNSAHAIATCGDKALTTLALAAKDVPMPWSFLGFEEQAVVDEVDRRGYPSVTKPVLGSWGRMVARMDSKSAAEGLMSMRFEMGGAQDHVALVQQYIDKPGYDLRVYVMGKAVGGIRRRSEHWITNTARGAMPERYDVPPSHAKLAELAAQAVGGDILAVDLLETRDGQVMVNEINHCVEFARSIEVTQIPLPELMADYVLGVLR, from the coding sequence ATGAAGGTCAACCTCGTCTACACGCGCCTGCGGACCGAGGAGCGGATGATTGCCGACGCGCTGCGCGCGCGCGGCGTCACCGTGGAGACGCACTCGGACGCGGGGATGGTGCTGCCCTTGGACAGGGAGCGCTGGGGCGACGGTGCCCCCGTGCTCATGCGCAGCATGTCCTTCACGCGCTCGCGCTACCTCGCCTCCATCCTGGAGGTGAAGGGCTCGCGCGTGCTGAACAGCGCGCATGCCATCGCCACGTGCGGGGACAAGGCGCTCACCACGCTGGCGCTCGCGGCCAAGGACGTGCCCATGCCCTGGTCCTTCCTCGGCTTCGAGGAGCAGGCCGTGGTGGACGAGGTGGACCGTCGCGGCTACCCGTCGGTGACGAAGCCGGTGCTCGGCTCGTGGGGCCGCATGGTGGCGCGCATGGACAGCAAGAGCGCCGCGGAGGGCCTCATGTCCATGCGCTTCGAGATGGGCGGCGCGCAGGACCACGTCGCGCTGGTGCAGCAATACATCGACAAGCCCGGCTATGACTTGCGTGTCTATGTGATGGGCAAGGCCGTGGGCGGCATCCGCCGGCGCTCGGAGCACTGGATTACCAACACCGCGCGCGGCGCCATGCCGGAGCGCTACGACGTCCCGCCCTCGCACGCGAAGCTCGCCGAGCTCGCGGCCCAGGCCGTGGGCGGCGACATCCTGGCGGTGGACCTGCTGGAGACGCGGGACGGCCAGGTGATGGTGAATGAAATCAACCACTGCGTGGAGTTCGCGCGCAGCATCGAAGTCACCCAGATTCCCCTGCCGGAGCTGATGGCGGACTACGTCCTCGGGGTGCTGCGATGA
- a CDS encoding AMP-binding protein: protein MLDDLRRAIQSHPNKTAIVAARYFAKDVTKLTYAELGQYTERFACALLELGVGRGQLVAVQLPNWWQFTALALACARIGAVIAPIPPDYRRREVEFILGRTEASVYVGPASWTGHSHRDMARELARALPTLKHRVLIGLDTQTPREDGELDFETHFIQRRWEDERPKSVLDELEARADDLCNVLYTSGTTGEPKGVIHSHNTNYGITRALSDTLALQNDDVVSLPSLLTASSGFTYLYLMPVLLGATAVYMDVGDPELTLRLIEEQRVTFMYGIPTYIMNVIAAKRKHGRDTSSLRRLATGSIPVPPHLIAAVREDFGVQLHTLWGMTENGAVTITRREDPPEWPSSSDGRPVEWMEVKIVPALAEDGTPFPEGTGRLLVRGASQCLGYFKREDIYSACVDAEGWFDTGDLARDDGRGGIRIVGRLKDVIFRYGQKIPVVEVESALYSHPKVKEVAVVGHSDDRIGGERVCAVVVPREDAPTLAELRNHLKGLGMSNQYWPDRLEVVAEMPKTPSGKIRKYLLRERLKELSAKPG from the coding sequence GTGCTCGACGATCTGCGCCGTGCCATCCAGTCCCATCCGAATAAAACAGCGATTGTCGCAGCCCGTTACTTCGCGAAGGACGTCACCAAACTGACATACGCGGAGCTGGGGCAATACACGGAGCGTTTCGCGTGCGCACTGCTGGAGTTGGGTGTGGGCCGCGGGCAGCTCGTGGCGGTGCAGCTTCCGAACTGGTGGCAATTCACCGCGCTGGCGCTCGCGTGCGCGCGCATCGGTGCCGTCATCGCGCCCATTCCTCCGGACTACCGCCGCCGCGAGGTGGAGTTCATCCTCGGCAGGACCGAGGCCTCCGTCTACGTCGGGCCCGCGAGCTGGACGGGGCACTCGCACCGTGACATGGCGCGTGAATTGGCGCGCGCGCTGCCCACGTTGAAACATCGCGTGCTCATCGGACTGGATACCCAGACACCGCGTGAAGACGGTGAGTTGGATTTCGAGACGCACTTCATCCAACGTCGCTGGGAGGATGAGCGCCCGAAGAGCGTGCTGGATGAATTGGAGGCGCGCGCGGACGACCTGTGCAACGTCCTCTACACGTCCGGTACGACGGGCGAGCCCAAGGGCGTCATCCACTCGCACAACACGAACTACGGCATCACCCGCGCGCTCAGTGACACCCTGGCGCTGCAGAACGACGACGTGGTGTCGCTGCCGTCGTTGCTCACCGCGTCGAGCGGCTTCACGTACCTGTACCTGATGCCGGTGCTCCTCGGAGCCACCGCCGTCTACATGGACGTGGGAGACCCGGAGCTCACGCTGCGGCTCATCGAGGAGCAGCGCGTCACGTTCATGTATGGGATTCCCACGTACATCATGAATGTGATTGCCGCGAAGCGTAAACATGGACGCGACACGTCGTCGCTCCGGCGGCTCGCCACCGGCTCCATCCCCGTGCCTCCGCACCTCATTGCCGCGGTGCGTGAGGACTTCGGTGTCCAATTACATACACTCTGGGGCATGACGGAGAACGGCGCGGTGACGATAACGCGCCGCGAGGACCCACCCGAGTGGCCGTCGAGCAGCGACGGGCGTCCCGTGGAGTGGATGGAGGTCAAAATCGTCCCCGCGCTGGCCGAGGACGGCACGCCCTTCCCGGAGGGGACGGGCCGGCTGCTGGTGCGCGGCGCCAGCCAGTGCCTGGGCTACTTCAAGCGTGAGGACATCTACTCCGCGTGCGTGGACGCGGAGGGTTGGTTCGACACCGGAGACCTCGCGCGCGACGACGGGCGGGGCGGCATCCGCATCGTCGGGCGGCTCAAGGACGTCATCTTCCGGTACGGCCAGAAGATTCCCGTCGTCGAGGTGGAGTCGGCGCTCTACTCGCACCCGAAGGTGAAGGAGGTGGCGGTGGTGGGCCACTCCGACGACCGCATCGGCGGCGAGCGGGTGTGCGCGGTGGTGGTGCCGCGCGAGGACGCGCCGACGCTGGCGGAATTGCGCAACCACCTCAAGGGACTGGGCATGTCCAACCAGTACTGGCCGGACCGGCTGGAAGTGGTGGCGGAGATGCCGAAGACGCCCTCGGGGAAGATCCGCAAGTACCTGCTGAGGGAGCGCCTGAAGGAGCTGTCCGCGAAGCCGGGCTGA
- a CDS encoding thiamine pyrophosphate-dependent enzyme, protein MAQAPLEERARRIRRTIVRLAATSTGCHLGGSLSMVDVLVALLGRVMHVDPSAPRAEVRDHLILSKGHAAAGLYAALAEFGFIDVEELVRGYNAEGSHFTGHVSAKVPGVDFPTGSLGHGLGLGVGLALGHRMRQRPNRVYVLCGDGEMGEGSNWEAIQVAAHHRLSNLTIIVDRNGGQNDGPTEAILSQKALGERLRAFGMQTAEVDGHDVNALCAALEAPSDGPRALVANTQKGAGVPMLRGKGPHYAVFSADHLKRALASLGEVTP, encoded by the coding sequence ATGGCACAGGCACCCCTCGAGGAGCGCGCGCGTCGCATCCGTCGGACCATCGTCCGGCTCGCGGCGACGTCCACCGGCTGCCACCTCGGCGGCTCGCTGTCGATGGTGGACGTCCTCGTCGCGTTGCTCGGCCGCGTCATGCACGTGGACCCGAGCGCGCCGCGCGCCGAGGTGAGAGATCATCTCATCCTCTCCAAGGGCCATGCGGCCGCCGGCCTCTACGCCGCGCTGGCGGAGTTCGGCTTCATCGATGTTGAAGAACTGGTACGCGGATACAACGCGGAAGGCAGCCACTTCACCGGACACGTGAGCGCGAAGGTGCCGGGCGTGGACTTCCCCACCGGCAGCCTCGGACATGGATTGGGGCTGGGTGTCGGGCTCGCGCTGGGGCACCGGATGAGACAGCGGCCCAACCGTGTCTACGTCCTCTGCGGCGACGGTGAGATGGGCGAGGGCTCGAACTGGGAGGCGATTCAGGTCGCCGCGCACCACCGGCTCTCGAATCTCACCATCATCGTGGACCGCAACGGCGGACAGAACGACGGACCCACGGAGGCCATCCTGTCGCAGAAGGCGCTCGGAGAGAGATTGCGCGCCTTCGGCATGCAGACGGCCGAGGTGGACGGGCACGACGTGAATGCGCTCTGCGCGGCGCTGGAGGCGCCCTCCGACGGGCCGCGCGCGCTGGTGGCCAACACGCAGAAGGGCGCGGGCGTGCCCATGCTGCGCGGCAAGGGGCCGCACTACGCCGTCTTCAGCGCGGATCATCTCAAGCGCGCGCTGGCCTCGCTCGGTGAGGTGACGCCGTGA
- a CDS encoding phosphopantetheine-binding protein: protein MSNDEHSASLMERLSSYWRELLGVEAVRPEDHFLEVGGNSLMATMLANRIEKELGVQLSMVDLFNTLEHVAALCEELLREQGRSVPAA, encoded by the coding sequence GTGAGCAACGACGAACACAGCGCTTCGCTGATGGAGCGGCTGTCGAGCTACTGGCGCGAGCTGCTCGGGGTGGAGGCCGTCCGCCCCGAGGACCACTTCCTGGAAGTGGGAGGCAACTCGCTGATGGCGACGATGCTCGCCAACCGCATCGAGAAGGAGCTGGGCGTGCAGCTCTCCATGGTGGACCTGTTCAACACGCTGGAGCACGTGGCCGCGCTGTGTGAGGAGCTGCTGCGCGAGCAGGGCCGCTCCGTGCCGGCGGCTTGA
- a CDS encoding M20/M25/M40 family metallo-hydrolase yields MRAREQSPELLRWMVEQYSPSHHEQAFSRALAGRLEQRGWKAHVDEVGNTVASLGDGDTCIALLGHIDTVPGEVPVRLEGSRLFGRGAVDAKGALAAFIESVELLDASERAGKRFLLLGCVEEEVAITRGALHLREHHRPDFVVNGEPSGAHAVTVGYKGLMRLELEHRASRRHTASRDYRAPAEHVVEAWNALRRRCDGWNEGRTLFEQDLPSLTAFHTGAEEAEEWAAASVSIRTGPSSDGDALLASLSGVPSVNVKTVSRKGAVSAGQNDALTRAFKQALRERGVRPTLRLKTGTSDWNTVASMWNVPIVAYGPGDSALDHTPNEHIDLAEYEEGIAVLSRVLALLPTKDGSQG; encoded by the coding sequence ATGCGGGCGCGTGAGCAGAGCCCCGAGCTGCTGCGATGGATGGTGGAGCAGTACAGCCCCAGTCACCACGAGCAGGCCTTCTCTCGCGCGCTGGCCGGACGCCTGGAGCAGCGCGGCTGGAAGGCGCATGTGGACGAGGTGGGCAACACGGTTGCGAGCCTCGGTGACGGAGACACGTGCATCGCGCTGCTGGGCCACATCGACACCGTGCCCGGCGAGGTGCCCGTGCGGCTGGAGGGCTCGCGTCTCTTCGGCCGTGGCGCCGTGGATGCGAAGGGTGCGCTGGCCGCGTTCATCGAGTCCGTCGAGTTGCTGGATGCGAGCGAGCGCGCGGGCAAGCGCTTCCTGCTGCTGGGCTGCGTGGAGGAGGAAGTCGCAATCACTCGCGGCGCGCTCCACCTGCGCGAGCACCACCGCCCGGACTTCGTCGTCAACGGCGAGCCGAGCGGCGCCCATGCCGTCACCGTGGGCTATAAGGGATTGATGCGGCTGGAGTTGGAGCACCGCGCGAGCCGTCGCCACACGGCGAGCCGCGACTACCGCGCCCCGGCCGAGCACGTCGTCGAGGCGTGGAATGCGCTGCGCCGCCGGTGCGATGGGTGGAACGAGGGGCGTACCCTCTTCGAGCAGGACCTGCCCTCGCTGACGGCGTTCCACACCGGCGCTGAGGAAGCGGAGGAGTGGGCTGCCGCGAGCGTGAGCATCCGCACCGGTCCTTCGAGCGACGGGGACGCGCTGCTCGCGAGCTTGTCGGGCGTGCCGAGCGTGAATGTGAAGACGGTGTCTCGCAAGGGTGCCGTCAGCGCGGGGCAGAACGATGCGCTGACCCGGGCCTTCAAGCAGGCCCTGCGCGAGCGCGGCGTGCGCCCCACGCTGCGGCTGAAGACGGGCACGTCGGACTGGAACACGGTGGCGTCGATGTGGAATGTGCCCATCGTCGCCTATGGGCCCGGGGACTCGGCGCTGGACCACACGCCGAACGAGCACATCGATTTGGCGGAGTACGAAGAGGGCATCGCCGTGCTCTCGCGCGTGCTCGCGCTGCTGCCCACGAAGGACGGCTCGCAGGGCTGA
- a CDS encoding family 3 encapsulin nanocompartment shell protein has protein sequence MSTLSPEPLPLSPGAVFAAAVKKEGTKARATFNTTITEDFPGFKRRPRVAVRALFKVKTSDKPQARFWYETHPTTAPGANVQDVTLRPEAAFEFHFDQQPLRPTTGWIQVPQNLLDDPEALAQFIDFRLLVRLCTAENQALTIGKGGDRVRGILETPGVTRLPARKDPVSSLLAACAEVEQMGGSADGILINSVDYYQYLLGQNGLLSELTAMGIRICRTRMVSQGTVVVGDFTAGATIYDSGRSEIRFAEPPPGIFPREGLAVCGEIYEALAVHLPTHFFLASLRP, from the coding sequence ATGAGCACGCTGTCCCCGGAGCCTCTCCCCCTGTCTCCCGGAGCCGTCTTCGCCGCCGCCGTGAAGAAGGAGGGCACGAAGGCGCGAGCCACCTTCAACACCACCATCACCGAGGACTTCCCGGGCTTCAAGCGCCGGCCCCGCGTGGCGGTGCGCGCGCTCTTCAAGGTGAAGACGTCCGACAAGCCGCAGGCCCGCTTCTGGTACGAGACGCACCCCACCACCGCGCCCGGGGCGAACGTGCAGGACGTGACGCTGCGCCCGGAGGCCGCGTTCGAGTTCCACTTCGACCAGCAGCCGCTGCGCCCCACCACCGGCTGGATTCAGGTGCCGCAAAACCTGCTGGACGACCCGGAGGCGCTCGCGCAGTTCATCGACTTCCGCCTGCTGGTGCGCCTGTGCACGGCGGAGAACCAGGCGCTCACCATTGGCAAGGGCGGAGACCGCGTGCGCGGCATCCTGGAGACGCCGGGCGTCACCCGCCTGCCGGCGCGCAAGGACCCGGTGTCCTCGCTGCTCGCCGCGTGCGCGGAAGTCGAGCAGATGGGCGGCTCGGCGGACGGCATCCTCATCAACTCGGTGGACTACTACCAGTACCTCCTCGGGCAGAACGGCCTCTTGTCCGAGCTGACGGCCATGGGCATCCGCATCTGCCGCACGCGCATGGTGTCGCAGGGCACCGTCGTCGTCGGTGACTTCACGGCGGGCGCCACCATCTACGACAGCGGCCGCTCCGAAATCCGCTTCGCGGAGCCGCCCCCGGGCATCTTCCCGCGCGAGGGCCTGGCCGTCTGCGGCGAAATCTACGAGGCGCTCGCCGTCCACCTGCCCACGCACTTCTTCCTCGCCTCGCTGCGCCCATGA
- a CDS encoding sulfotransferase produces the protein MSPLTVLYVTGWCRSGSTIIGNVLNEVAGAFHTGELSFLWKNAYGNGSNTLCGCGLQLVDCAIWAKVLQQGVAPGETPQAHAARVVKRQQATVRTRHTLRVLRQDTPTSELREHAELLAKTYRTIADATGSSIIVDSGKFPSEAALMPHVEGIRPYYLHLVRDPRAVAHSWTKTKQYVVPMSAARSTAYWLGFNVGSELVTRRYPERSLFLRYEDFIAEPAATIDSLLSLIGVERSKNPVHGRTVNLGKNHTVTGNPDRFLSGPTLLRAGDDTWRKELSTRAKAVASALAWPLMGRYRYNRPSPPSLHVVQREPSVNAADTRRDTYGTGTGQ, from the coding sequence ATGAGCCCGCTCACCGTCCTCTACGTCACCGGGTGGTGCCGCAGCGGCAGCACCATCATCGGTAACGTCCTCAACGAGGTGGCCGGCGCCTTCCACACCGGGGAGCTGAGCTTCCTGTGGAAGAACGCGTACGGGAACGGCTCCAACACGCTGTGCGGCTGTGGCTTGCAGCTCGTGGACTGCGCCATCTGGGCAAAGGTGCTCCAGCAGGGCGTGGCCCCCGGAGAGACGCCGCAGGCCCACGCCGCGCGCGTGGTGAAGCGGCAGCAGGCCACGGTGCGCACGCGGCACACGCTGCGCGTGCTGCGGCAAGACACGCCCACGTCCGAGCTGCGCGAGCACGCGGAGCTGTTGGCGAAGACGTACCGCACCATCGCGGACGCCACCGGCTCCAGCATCATCGTGGACAGCGGCAAGTTCCCCTCCGAGGCGGCGCTGATGCCGCACGTGGAGGGCATCCGCCCGTACTACCTGCACCTGGTGAGGGACCCGCGCGCCGTCGCGCACTCGTGGACGAAGACGAAGCAGTACGTCGTCCCCATGTCCGCGGCGCGCAGCACCGCGTACTGGCTCGGGTTCAACGTGGGCTCCGAGCTCGTCACGCGGCGCTACCCGGAGCGCTCGCTGTTCCTGCGCTACGAGGACTTCATCGCCGAGCCGGCCGCCACCATCGACAGCCTGCTGTCGCTCATCGGCGTGGAGCGCTCGAAGAACCCGGTGCACGGCCGCACCGTCAACCTGGGGAAGAATCACACCGTCACCGGCAACCCGGACCGCTTCCTCAGCGGCCCCACGCTGCTGCGGGCCGGCGACGACACGTGGCGCAAGGAGCTGTCCACGCGAGCGAAGGCCGTGGCCTCCGCGCTGGCGTGGCCGCTGATGGGACGCTACCGCTACAATCGCCCTTCACCCCCTTCCCTGCACGTCGTTCAGCGCGAGCCATCCGTCAACGCCGCGGACACCCGGAGGGACACCTATGGAACTGGGACTGGCCAATAA
- the argC gene encoding N-acetyl-gamma-glutamyl-phosphate reductase: MTRVAVLGASGYTGGEVLRLLLAHPGVEVVQATSDQFAGKRLDYPHPHLRGLGALRFTPHEQLGPCDVLLSCMPQGGLHQRWPRISELAGRVVDLSADFRLEDAEHARWYRKNPRPAGTPEFVYGLPEWTAAQLPNARLVAVPGCMAHAALLALLPLVRAGLVKPDVIVDAKTGSSGGGATPDRASHHPERANALRCYKPVGHRHTGEIESITARLTGQRPTVHFSATAVPSVRGVLATVHAFAARPIDESEPLRALASTYREKPFVHVVRPNASASPFPEPGPLLGTNHCDLSVDVDAERGRIVVNAALDNLVKGAAGTAVHVLNLMLGRPETEGLVFRGLHPL; the protein is encoded by the coding sequence ATGACGCGCGTGGCGGTGCTGGGAGCCAGTGGCTACACGGGCGGCGAGGTGCTGCGACTGTTGCTCGCGCACCCGGGCGTGGAGGTGGTGCAGGCCACGTCGGACCAGTTCGCGGGCAAGCGGCTGGACTACCCGCACCCGCACCTGCGCGGCCTGGGCGCGCTGCGCTTCACGCCGCACGAGCAACTGGGCCCCTGCGACGTGCTGCTGAGCTGCATGCCGCAGGGCGGGCTGCACCAGCGCTGGCCCCGCATCAGTGAGTTGGCGGGCCGCGTGGTGGACCTCAGCGCGGACTTCCGACTGGAAGACGCCGAGCACGCGCGCTGGTACCGGAAGAACCCACGCCCGGCCGGCACGCCGGAGTTCGTCTATGGCCTGCCGGAGTGGACGGCGGCGCAGCTCCCCAACGCGCGCCTCGTCGCGGTGCCCGGCTGCATGGCGCACGCGGCGCTGCTGGCCCTGCTGCCGCTGGTGCGCGCGGGGCTGGTGAAGCCAGACGTCATCGTCGACGCGAAGACGGGCTCCTCGGGCGGCGGCGCCACGCCGGACCGCGCGTCGCACCACCCGGAGCGCGCCAACGCGCTGCGCTGCTACAAGCCGGTGGGCCACCGGCACACGGGCGAAATCGAGAGCATCACCGCGCGCCTCACCGGCCAGCGCCCCACCGTCCACTTCAGCGCGACGGCGGTGCCCAGCGTGCGCGGCGTGCTGGCCACCGTGCACGCCTTCGCGGCGCGCCCCATCGACGAGTCCGAGCCGCTGCGCGCGCTGGCCTCCACCTACCGCGAGAAGCCCTTCGTCCACGTGGTGCGGCCCAACGCGAGCGCATCTCCCTTCCCCGAGCCGGGCCCGCTCCTGGGCACCAACCACTGTGACTTGTCCGTGGACGTGGACGCCGAGCGCGGCCGCATCGTGGTGAATGCCGCGCTGGACAACCTGGTGAAGGGCGCGGCTGGCACGGCCGTGCATGTCCTCAACCTGATGCTTGGCAGACCCGAGACGGAAGGCCTCGTCTTCCGGGGCCTGCACCCCCTCTGA
- a CDS encoding SDR family oxidoreductase, translating into MELGLANKVALIAGGSSGLGLAVAEELVKEGAHVAIGARDAEKLARAEKHLKELSRGGKVLATSVDLKDHGAAKAWVEDVASKLGGIHVTVTNSAGPPPGPVTQFGVQAYQDAMNVVTLPAINLALAALPYMKAARWGRLLLITSETVVRPVARFALSGFSRMGLVGFASALVQELGDCGITVNVLAPGYTRTPPVERTAGAAGADVEAGLRAMAAHIPMKRVGRADEFAAAAAFLASERASFITGTVQLVDGGASVIG; encoded by the coding sequence ATGGAACTGGGACTGGCCAATAAAGTCGCCCTCATCGCCGGTGGCTCCAGTGGACTGGGGCTCGCGGTGGCGGAGGAGCTGGTGAAGGAAGGAGCCCACGTCGCGATTGGTGCGCGCGACGCGGAGAAGCTCGCCCGCGCGGAGAAGCATCTCAAGGAGCTGTCTCGCGGCGGGAAGGTGCTCGCGACCTCCGTGGACCTCAAGGACCATGGCGCCGCGAAGGCGTGGGTGGAGGACGTCGCCAGCAAGCTGGGCGGCATCCACGTCACGGTGACGAACAGCGCGGGGCCTCCGCCGGGACCGGTGACGCAGTTCGGCGTCCAGGCCTACCAGGACGCGATGAATGTCGTCACGCTGCCGGCCATCAACCTCGCGCTGGCCGCGCTGCCGTACATGAAGGCGGCGCGCTGGGGACGACTGCTGCTCATCACCTCGGAGACGGTGGTGCGCCCCGTGGCGCGCTTCGCGCTCTCGGGCTTCTCGCGCATGGGCCTGGTCGGCTTCGCCTCCGCGCTGGTGCAGGAGCTGGGCGACTGCGGCATCACCGTCAACGTGCTGGCGCCGGGCTACACGCGCACGCCTCCGGTGGAGCGCACCGCCGGAGCCGCCGGAGCGGACGTGGAGGCCGGGCTGCGCGCCATGGCCGCGCACATTCCCATGAAGCGGGTGGGCCGGGCGGATGAGTTCGCCGCCGCCGCGGCCTTCCTCGCCAGCGAGCGCGCGTCGTTCATCACGGGCACGGTGCAGCTCGTGGATGGCGGCGCGAGTGTGATCGGATGA